One window from the genome of Luteithermobacter gelatinilyticus encodes:
- a CDS encoding OmpH family outer membrane protein, translated as MRHFTRLATVVALASTIGFMAGIKHLYAETLPKAVIAVIDTRMVRFNSAAGKDIQAQLDQIRQKFQNEIAAKEKQLKEEEESLKTQRSIMQKEAYEAKVREFQGKVVAVQREVQLKQRQMEAALVNAQNEVQRALKPILQKVLNEHGATVIMDKSLIIEQVPGLDVTTKVIEQLDQVLPTVKVELPQVEGK; from the coding sequence ATGAGACATTTTACAAGATTAGCAACGGTGGTGGCGCTTGCTTCAACCATCGGGTTTATGGCAGGAATCAAACACCTCTATGCGGAAACTTTACCTAAAGCAGTCATTGCGGTGATTGACACGCGCATGGTGCGTTTCAATTCTGCTGCCGGTAAGGATATCCAGGCACAGCTGGACCAGATTCGCCAGAAATTTCAGAATGAAATTGCGGCGAAGGAAAAACAGCTGAAAGAAGAAGAGGAATCTCTTAAAACCCAGAGATCCATTATGCAGAAGGAGGCCTATGAGGCCAAGGTGAGGGAATTCCAGGGCAAGGTTGTTGCCGTGCAGCGGGAAGTTCAGCTCAAACAGCGGCAAATGGAGGCCGCTCTGGTCAATGCCCAGAACGAAGTGCAGCGGGCCCTGAAGCCCATTTTGCAGAAAGTACTCAATGAACACGGGGCCACAGTAATTATGGATAAGAGCCTGATTATTGAGCAGGTGCCGGGGCTTGACGTGACCACAAAGGTCATTGAGCAACTGGATCAGGTTCTGCCCACTGTTAAGGTGGAATTGCCCCAGGTTGAAGGCAAGTAA